One window of the Micromonas commoda chromosome 9, complete sequence genome contains the following:
- a CDS encoding predicted protein → MACAGLAPSRAPRVVTRREGGASAFARPSPPSPPPSRPLAAKTPWRTAPRHDPTRRRIPAARIVVPRASAEPVTSLAAELASLVARGSDTRDDARVRAIVDELERARAPADPRALTGAYEVAWSEGTMAWRALVARGVSAIAGRSRAGQWFTPGAPGRALNFAELFDGRVTITAEGTFRPKPTEDARHPIGFDVQIERGDALAFGRRWTLPIEGPGEFQMLYGDANVRVFRSSGGVAVQVPSDWQRPAAEDEE, encoded by the coding sequence ATGGCGTGCGCAGGGCTGGCTCCCTCGCGTGCCCCGCGGGTCGTCACCCGGCGGGAAGGCGGCGCTTCAGCGTTCGCGCGCCCATCTCCACCTTCtccacctccctcgcggcctcTCGCCGCCAAAACCCCATGGCGAACCGCGCCTCGCCACGACCCGACCCGACGgcgcatccccgccgcccgcatcgtcgtccctcgcgcgtccgcggagccCGTGACTTCGCTGGcggccgagctcgcgtcgctcgtcgcgcgcgggtccgatACTCgtgacgacgcgagggtaAGGGCCATCGTCGATgagctggagcgcgcgagggctcccgcggacccgcgcgcgctgacgGGCGCGTACGAGGTGGCGTGGTCGGAGGGAACGATGGCGTGGAGGGCGCTGGTGGCCAGGGGGGTGTCGGCCATCGCGGGACGGAGCAGGGCCGGGCAGTGGTTCACCCCGGGAGCGCCGGGCCGCGCGCTCAACTTCGCCGAGCTCTTCGACGGACGCGTGACGATAACGGCGGAGGGGACGTTCCGACCCAAGCCGACGGAAGACGCGAGGCACCCGATCGGATTCGACGTGCAAatcgagcgcggggacgcgctcgcgttcggcAGACGTTGGACACTTCCCATCGAAGGGCCGGGGGAGTTCCAGATGCTGTACGGGGACGCGAACGTGCGAGTGTTTCGAtcgtcgggcggcgtcgccgtgcaggTGCCGAGCGACTGGCAgagaccggcggcggaggatgaggagtAG
- a CDS encoding short-chain dehydrogenase, with amino-acid sequence MAFTVHPPTHTRWLSDADIHASTDLTGKTALVTGATSGLGRSCAAALARRGARVMLGVRNVEAGARIAAAIEAETGCAPGTVTVGLPLDLASNESVRSFAKDVVGKCPRLDLLVNNAGVNFVPKAFTPEGVGVIAQVNFLGPAALTRALEAPILAAAAHAGVANVVHVSSVTHRYASIPSVARFLTQWDAGSYAATKLANVLFAYECHRRWGAQGVRSAAVDPGAIYSNLWDNDRVFSSPPMRAILGLTYAPPEDGVAAVVTASLAPFHEATKRKGGRDGDGDGDGDGDAATRLRFYARGLFASRLVAGCAPGLRDELNDGVAQSASWHLNYYAWGIATLAVSMLDWPVRACSRGRFAGRTAEVRSSPASYDEATACELWEKAGAAAGRVARGKEMLVG; translated from the coding sequence ATGGCGTTCACCGTCCACCCGCCGACGCACACGCGTTGgctctccgacgccgacatCCACGCCTCCACCGACCTGACCGGCAAAACCGCGCTGGTCACCGGCGCCACGAGCGGCCTCGGGAGAagctgtgccgccgcgctcgcccgcagGGGGGCGCGCGTGATGCTCGGCGTGCGGAACGtggaggcgggcgcgcggatcgccgccgcgatcgaggccGAGACGGGATGCGCCCCGGGCACCGTCACCGTGGGCCTACCCCTGGATCTCGCCTCCAACGAGTCCGTCCGGTCCTTCGcgaaggacgtcgtcggcaaGTGCCCGCGGCTCGACCTCCTGGTGAACAACGCCGGGGTGAACTTCGTCCCGAAAGCCTTCACCccggagggcgtcggcgtcatcgcgcagGTCAACTTCCtcggccccgccgccctgacgcgcgcgctcgaggccccgatcctcgccgccgccgcccacgccggcgtcgccaacgtcgtccacgtctcCTCGGTCACGCACAGGTACGCATCCATCCCGAGCGTGGCACGATTTCTGACCCAATGGGACGCGGGATCGTACGCCGCCACCAAGCTCGCCAACGTCCTCTTCGCGTACGAGTGCCACCGGCGGTGGGGCGCACAGGGCGTgcggtccgccgcggtggaccccgGGGCGATATACAGCAACCTGTGGGACAACGACCGCGTgttctcgtcgccgccgatgcgaGCCATCTTGGGGTTAACCTACGCTCCTCCGGAAGacggggtcgccgccgtggtcaCCGCGTCCCTGGCTCCGTTCCACGAGGCGACGAAACGCAAAGGAgggcgggacggggacggggacggggacggggacggggacgcggcgacgcgcctgaGGTTCTACGCCAGGGGTCTGTTCGCGTCGAGACTCGTCGCGGGATGCGCGCCGGGTCTTCGAGACGAGTTaaacgacggcgtcgcgcaatCGGCGTCGTGGCACTTAAATTACTACGCGTGGGGGATCGCGACGCTGGCGGTGTCGATGCTGGACTGGCCGGTGCGCGCGTGCAGTCGGGGCCGGTTCGCGGGAAGGACCGCGGAGGTgcgttcctcgccggcgtcgtacgACGAGGCAACCGCGTGTGAGCTGTGGGAAAAAGCCGGAGCAGCCGCGgggcgggtggcgcggggcAAAGAGATGCTCGTCGGATGA
- a CDS encoding predicted protein — MKLVAAGVDNDEEKEEFWDSLTIRGTNTNLEKSYFRLTSAPDPATVRPQPVLEKALRRLKTEAAGESYFYLQDQMKALRQDLTVQRIRNSFTAEVYEHHARVALANQDLGEFNQCQTVLKTLYGEGVSGQEVEFLAYRVLYSAITGVTGSNINTVLSTACAMRTEPAIAHALAVRSALQDDNAVEYFRLLGAAPSLGHSGTGDLMSQRNEQVRFRHVTVACKAFQPRVPVAHLARVLGFTLHRAYVPGDGERDPPEDVDECVQWLEAHGAVVKDDGGVPSVDCKESAPRLFVPEDKNAVAHGDQTLDIADFMASF, encoded by the exons AtgaagctcgtcgccgcgggggtggacaACGACGAGGAAAAGGAGGAGTTTTGGGACTCCCTCACCATACGCGGCACGAACACGAACCTCGAAAAGTCGTACTTCAGgctgacgtccgcgccggacccggcgacggtCAGGCCCCAGCCCGTGCTGGAGAAGGCGTTGCGCAGACTCaagacggaggcggcgggcgaatCGTACTTTTACCTGCAGGACCAGATGAAGGCGCTTCGGCAGGATCTCACGGTGCAGCGCATACGCAactcgttcaccgcggaggtTTACGAGCACcacgcgagggtggcgctGGCGAACCAGGACTTGGGAGAGTTTAACCAGTGCCAGACGGTGCTGAAAACGCTgtacggcgagggcgtgagCGGTCAGGAGGTTGAGTTTTTGGCGTACAGGGTGCTGTACAGCGCAATCACCGGCGTGACTGGGAGCAACATCAACACGGTGCtgtcgacggcgtgcgcgatgCGAACGGAGCCCGCGATCGCCCACGCGCTGGCGGTTCGATCCGCGCTGCAGGATGACAACGCGGTGGAGTACTTCCGTTtgttgggcgcggcgcccagtTTGGGGCACAGCGGCACCGGCGACCTGATGAGCCAGCGGAACGAGCAGGTTCGGTTCAGGCACGTCACCGTGGCGTGCAAGGCGTTCCAGCCGAGGGTTCCCGTGGCGCATCTCGCCCGGGTTTTGGGTTTCACGCTGCACCGCGCGTACGtcccgggcgacggcgagcgggaCCCG CCGGAGGATGTCGACGAGTGCGTTCAAtggctcgaggcgcacggcgcggtggtcaaggacgacggcggcgttccgTCGGTGGACTGCAAGGAGAGCGCCCCGAGGCTGTTCGTGCCGGAGGATAagaacgcggtggcgcacggGGATCAGACGCTGGACATCGCCGATTTTATGGCGTCGTTCTAG
- a CDS encoding predicted protein (Encodes a protein with hydroxyproline-rich glycoprotein (HRGP) motifs), translating into MSGQLPPIDVGPPQPPDTEGHDGGAARTEGWQTARRRTVSSPGPPSSKSSPRAPPAFPQRERAPAQARQTVGHVGMTVVQARRWQPPAPSDNSWTGNNAAAAGALGSPNVSMLAPPPTPFTPPGTGAQPRASQVMMHSMLAASKFKANKGPPKRPDPLRSVPVRETPAATPTRSPSQRADESPGPKSPPGTKLTPGQKTVVRRSDTPVKKDEDVLAEFGGFLEKPLGFFGFTMADKRKAMFTIAFLAFFLVILFIVLATAETDDSSSAPSGVPPWPAWPPWPDAPSPPPPPSPPSPPPSPPAPPPPPRPPPSPPNPPPPLPSPPPPSPPHPPPPPTACGSDGQCLIKGDGTNQCVFSQAGGNDIVCYGSDGNLLVATGSPGNLMCSGLTCYHSPARTSYCAC; encoded by the coding sequence aTGAGCGGCCAGCTCCCCCCGATCGACGTCGGGCCGCCTCAACCTCCCGACACCGAAGGTcacgacggaggcgccgcgcggacggaggGATGGCAgaccgcgcggaggcggacggtATCCTCCCCCGGACCCCCATCCTCCAagtcctcgccgagggcgccgcccgcgtttcctcagcgcgagcgcgcgccggcgcaggCGAGGCAGACGGTCGGGCACGTGGGCATGACGGTAGTTCAGGCGAGGCGGTGGcaacccccggcgccgagcgataACAGCTGGACGGGCAacaacgcggcggccgccgggGCTCTCGGATCGCCCAACGTTTCGATGCTGGCGCCTCCGCCCACGCCGTTCAccccgccggggacgggcgcgcagccgcgcgcctcgcagGTCATGATGCACTccatgctcgcggcgtcgaagttTAAGGCTAACAAGGGTCCGCCGAAGCGACCGGACCCGCTCCGGAGCGTGCCGGTGCGCgagacccccgcggcgacgcccacgagGAGCCCGTCGCAGCGAGCCGACGAGTCGCCGGGACCCAAGTCCCCGCCCGGAACGAAGCTCACGCCCGGGCAGAAGACCGTCGTTCGGAGGAGCGACACGCCGGTgaagaaggacgaggacgttcTGGCGGAGTTTGGGGGTTTCCTCGAGAAGCCCCTCGGGTTCTTCGGGTTCACGATGGCGGACAAGCGAAAGGCGATGTTCACAATCGCCTTCCTCGCGTTCTTCCTCGTCATCCTCTTCATCGTCCTTGCGACCGCGGAAACGGACGACTCGAGCAGCGCCCCGTCCGGGGTACCGCCATGGCCCGCGTGGCCTCCTTggcccgacgcgccgtcgcccccgccgcccccgtcgccgccgtcgccgccgccgagcccgccggcgccgcccccgccgccccggccgccgccgagcccgcccaatccgcccccgccgctcccgagcccgccgccgccgtcgcccccgcatccccctcccccgcccaccgcgtgCGGCAGCGACGGGCAGTGCTTGATAAAAGGGGACGGCACGAACCAGTGCGTGTTTTCGCAAGCCGGTGGGAACGACATCGTCTGTTACGGGTCGGATGGGAACTTGCTCGTGGCGACGGGGTCGCCGGGGAACCTGATGTGCTCGGGTCTGACCTGCTACCACagcccggcgaggacgagttACTGCGCGTGCTGA
- a CDS encoding predicted protein has protein sequence MVGHDPYGSPSAIGARTTRPQDLKWVADPNNARSYEEMKQAASTVESQVNQLKLVVHKALGGGDFDAALKARKELEGEWWDTKEQMESHKIVSYQQADVYIKRAASRMSTHRKWYATQNKRANKTIEDALEELRLASLVLQQKQTEEEQSAEQLAKASAELTKSVRAEAAAVQRLRADLDPIVAAVTSDMERLRTDLTRWSSARAGKTHVVATVEQRIDAPVATPVRDGPPPPIVPASPAPHVAAAGVPHSGPSVEPQVIVKEVVKYVDRIVEREVPVESARSIDSAADVERRRLADDLRRVTARCAALDDECADVRAAHRRDAAKLAEQIESLRDALSRESASTSVLKAEAEKWRAMYDAVRDDASNDSQARAEADALRMSVQHAEDRHRRELMLLGTEHGNAYAALRKSVAAAEKRCADLESQVEAAEKRCGTEEKRRREADDKRAELERQLRLLQADTRTNADRAMSSARDLMDQLSSADARIRVLQEQKEELAKKLAEMEETNTKLLGQNSGSDWRLIAAEAKLKQTADHLASEQQETARLNAEIDKLTEQVRLARDTARASATNDLPGVIAGLEAEIATLQKKHKLALDQEKELAAAEAERVKLLHEAEVRKLTSLQEAEQLRLTELDRRTAELLATEKEIRASTEEEAKRLRADKEALREELSQIKDDLRGAKADLTSLEKALRDSVEQTNELREKNEELRAQKAKVQERVVEVPGPERIVTKEVIKEIEVPGPERVVTKEVIKEVPVPGPERIVTKEIIKEVEVPGPERIVTKEIIKEVPVEGPERVVTKEIIVEVPTPTATPPASPAPKTAAPAPASPDPALVKQIEAQATKIGRLEAELAAAEDAKRATEDAKRAAEEERAKALKDAELSKAALESAKEAALAKEKERADAEAAEKSKAQQPVAEAASAAPALAVMHASSRPQTPKQPTRPSTPKPGLDDEQVEYLQYQYSAASDNLAVLALLVQEAAVQHLWVDGPRRDKKPLKFGQPHGPMARTAGRFIVNFIYPRAFVFLWWEVAMFVAAVWFACILGYAYFHGDGLGNHPAVLLSPFIPSIAALTARTYKYCRVDQETFSRDAPRFLIDALHLACFPLGFILIFCKLWDDQGDIPWWLAIFFPWLAMTRILVETMHDVVVKMPLTEFGQLGYGADGTAYEYAFSDPGNDDLDVVEAVGKSPSAARALDMDVVPPMPPPPPPPYPDATPQLSASASAFTPGGGSRGGSRPGSRGGDFGSFLRTSRSNGQEQFTDIGGPGGGVAVSDEGVRMTNVPSPREYAAGGDQRV, from the coding sequence ATGGTCGGGCACGACCCCTACGGCAGCCCCTCGGCTATCGGGGCcaggacgacgcgaccgcaGGACCTGAAATGGGTTGCCGACCCCAATAACGCCCGTTCGTACGAGGAGATGAAGCAGGCGGCGAGCACGGTGGAGAGCCAGGTGAACCAGCTCAAGCTGGTCGTCCACAAGGCATTGGGAGGCGGCgacttcgacgcggcgctgaaggCCAGGAAagagctcgagggcgagtGGTGGGACACCAAGGAGCAGATGGAGAGCCACAAGATCGTGAGCTACCAGCAGGCTGACGTCTACAtcaagcgcgcggcgtcgcgcatgTCCACGCACCGCAAGTGGTACGCCACCCAGAACAAGCGCGCGAACAAGACGATCGAagacgccctcgaggagctccgcctcgcctccctcgtccTCCAGCAGAAgcagacggaggaggagcaaTCCGCGGAGCAGTTGGccaaggcgtcggcggagttGACCAAGTCGGTCCGagcggaagccgccgccgttcagcgcctgcgcgccgacctcgaccccatcgtcgccgccgtcacgtCAGACATGGAGCGGCTACGGACAGACCTCACGCGCTGGTCCTCTGCGCGCGCGGGTAAGACGCACGTGGTCGCAACCGTCGAGCAGAggatcgacgcgccggtggctACGCCAGTGCGGgacggtccgccgccgccgatcgtcccggcgtccccggcgccccacgtcgcggccgccggcgtTCCCCACTCGGGCCCCAGTGTCGAGCCTCAGGTCATCGTCAAGGAGGTGGTCAAGTACGTCGACAGGATCGTGGAGCGCGAGGTTCCCGTTGAATCTGCGCGTTCCATCGattccgccgccgacgtcgagcgacggcgactggCCGACGACCTTCGAAGGGTcaccgcgcggtgcgccgccctcgacgacgaatGCGCCGAtgttcgcgccgcgcacagacgcgacgccgccaagctcgccgagcagaTTGAGTCTttgcgcgacgcgctctcgAGAGAATCGGCGTCGACTTCGGtgctcaaggcggaggctgagaagTGGCGCGCCATGTACGACGCCGtgagggacgacgcgtccaacGACTCGCAGGccagggcggaggcggacgcgctgcgcATGTCGGTTCAGCACGCGGAGGACCGGCACAGGCGCGAGCTCATGCTGCTGGGAACGGAGCACGGCAATGCGTACGCCGCGCTGAGAAAatcagtcgccgccgccgagaagcgCTGCGCGGATCTGGAGTCtcaggtggaggcggcggagaagcggTGCGGGACGGAGGAGAAGCGGAGGCGGGAGGCGGACGAtaagcgcgcggagctcgagcgccagCTGCGGCTGCTGCAGGCGGACACCCGGACCAACGCGGATAGGGCGATGAGCAGCGCGAGGGATCTGATGGACCAGCTCTCCTCAGCGGACGCGAGGATCCGAGTGCTGCAGGAGCAGAAGGAGGAACTTGCCAAGAAACTggccgagatggaggagaCCAACACCAAGCTGCTGGGTCAGAACAGCGGCAGCGACTGgaggctcatcgccgccgaggcgaagctcAAGCAAACTGCGGATCACCTCGCGTCGGAGCAGCAGGAGACTGCGCGACTCAACGCGGAGATTGATAAGCTCACCGAGCAGGTGCGACTGGCGAGGgacaccgcgagggcgtcggcgacgaacgaccTACCGGGCGTCATCGCGGGTCTGGAAGCAGAGATTGCGACGCTCCAGAAGAAGCacaagctcgcgctcgaccaGGAGaaggaactcgccgcggctgaggctgagcgcgTGAAGCTGCTGCACGAGGCTGAGGTGAGGAAGCTGACGTCGCTGCAGGAAGCCGAGCAGCTCCGCTTGACTGAGCTGGACAGACGCACGGCTGAGCTGCTCGCGACTGAAAAGGAGATTCGCGCCtccaccgaggaggaggccaaacGACTTCGAGCGGACAAGGAGGCtctccgcgaggagctctCGCAGATCAAGGATGACTTGCgcggcgccaaggctgatTTGACGTCCCTCGAGAAGGCTCTGAGGGATTCCGTGGAACAGACCAACGAGCTTCGCGAAAAAAACGAAGAGCTTCGCGCGCAAAAGGCGAAGGTTCaggaacgcgtcgtcgaggtgccCGGCCCCGAACGGATCGTCACCAAGGAAGTCATCAAGGAGATCGAGGTGCCCGGCCCCGAACGGGTCGTCACCAAGGAAGTCATCAAGGAGGTTCCCGTCCCCGGCCCCGAACGAATCGTCACCAAGGAGATCATCAAGGAAGTCGAGGTGCCCGGCCCGGAACGGATCGTCACCAAGGAGATCATCAAGGAGGTTCCCGTGGAGggccccgagcgcgtcgtcaccAAGGAGATCATCGTCGAAGTTcccacgccgacggcgacgccgcccgcgtccccggcgcccaagaccgccgcgcccgcccccgcgtcgcccgaccccgcgctcgtcaagcAGATCGAGGCGCAGGCGACGAAGATCGGCCGCCTCGAGGCtgaactcgccgccgcggaggacgccaagAGAGCCACGGAGGACGCCAAgagagccgcggaggaggagagggccAAGGCTCTCAAGGACGCCGAGCTGAGCAAGGCTGCGCTGGAGAGCGCGAAggaagccgcgctcgcgaaggagaaggagcgcgccgacgcggaggctgcggagaagTCAAAGGCTCAGCAgccggtggcggaggcggcgtccgcggcgcccgcgctggcCGTCATGCACGCCAGCAGCCGGCCGCAGACGCCCAAGCAGCCCACCAGGCCGAGCACCCCCAAGCCCGGGCTGGACGACGAGCAGGTCGAGTACCTCCAGTACCAGtacagcgcggcgagcgacaaCCTCGCGGTGCTGGCGCTGCTCGTGCAGGAAGCCGCGGTGCAGCACCTGTGGGTGGACGGCCCGAGACGGGACAAGAAGCCGCTCAAGTTTGGCCAACCCCACGGCCCGATGGCGAGGACCGCCGGGAGGTTCATCGTCAACTTCATCTACCCCAGGGCGTTCGTGTTTCTGTGGTGGGAGGTTGCCatgttcgtcgccgcggtttGGTTTGCGTGCATCCTCGGGTACGCGTATTTTCACGGCGACGGATTGGGCAACCACCCGGCGGTGCTGCTGTCGCCCTTCAtcccgtccatcgcggcgctcaccgccagGACGTACAAGTACTGCAGGGTTGACCAGGAGACGTTCAGTCGGGACGCGCCCAGGTTCCTCATCGACGCCCTGCACCTCGCGTGCTTTCCCCTCGGGTTCATCTTGATCTTCTGCAAGCTCTGGGACGATCAGGGCGATATCCCGTGGTGGCTCGCCATCTTCTTCCCGTGGCTGGCGATGACCCGCATCTTGGTGGAGACGATGCACGACGTGGTGGTGAAGATGCCGCTGACGGAGTTTGGGCAGCTCGGgtacggcgccgacggcaccgcgtaCGAGTACGCGTTTAGCGACCCGGGCAACGACGActtggacgtcgtcgaggctgtGGGCAAGTCCCCGAGCGCGGCCAGGGCTCTCGACATGGACGTCGTCCCTCccatgcccccgccgcctcctcctccttaTCCCGACGCTACGCCGCAgctctccgcgtccgcgtccgcgttcaCGCCCGGGGGTGGAAGCCGGGGGGGTAGCAGGCCGGGGAGCCGGGGCGGGGACTTTGGCTCGTTTCTGCGCACATCCAGGTCCAACGGCCAGGAGCAGTTCACCGACATCGGGGgaccgggcgggggcgtcgcggtgagcgacGAGGGGGTTAGGATGACGAACgttccgtcgccgagggagtACGCGGCGGGAGGTGACCAGCGAGTGTGA
- a CDS encoding predicted protein, translated as MVAARSQLQPLVQPLHPSAAGFEQMCAAEAEARMLKTIRLRAAELRRDRKRAAKEAAELAAKETAAGMERERARTITPEVRAEPPPARGGQMGVGGGSGSEGDTAGDVTGAENASTSTRGTSTAEA; from the coding sequence atggtcgccgcgcgttcgcagTTGCAGCCGTTGGTACAGCCGTTGCAtccatccgcggcggggttcgaACAGAtgtgcgccgcggaggcggaggctcggATGCTCAAGACGATCcggctgcgcgcggcggagctccgtcgcgatcgcaaacgagccgcgaaggaggccgccgagctcgccgcgaaggaaaccgccgcggggatggagcgggagagggcgaggacgatcacgccggaggtgcgcgcggagccgccgccggcgaggggggGGCAgatgggcgtcggcggcgggagcgggtcCGAGGGTGACACGGCCGGCGacgtgacgggcgcggagaacgcgtcgacgagcacgcgggggacgtcgacggcggaggcgtga
- a CDS encoding predicted protein, with product MTAVTFAEDGPGSVPGATTPAAPADPGAPKPKVMLPGACALCACTSARRWYRLDEPMPRADPTDDDGADDDATYVAGKGTSRERRLPLMLGRRAQWTGAGAGAALNEARLCPYCHVQNEQLWQESIGAGARTPADVRSTLSRFDRVMSILAPRRGGGGGPGGVGGGRARRRKNGASGRTGYGQNFDDADATQLAGDRDFVARLSTSAPSSTDEGGALLLRRAMNGLGVGHGTGRSAREEAELREELAAAARLGHRRRRRWANDRLLRELGGRMSVAEMQAQFMPPPFGAPAKPTAFEAMLDAQARGEWTGFHKVDMDKEKAFLDKVRAAEAASRTHRHESESYAAAGWARTSARARAALRSVARRSPERLEDLENVVLDFAEEFANTGRELALPLDDGFGRLLAHGLCEFHGVVATSRPTKLGGKELVVRAPSVASISGRDQEPEEGDDDDDEEAAVGESAEPARWRAPSTCAEFLRLLERSGGAGSLE from the coding sequence ATGACCGCGGTGAccttcgccgaggacggcccGGGATCCGTCCCGGGTGCCACCACGCCGGCAGCTCCCGCGGATCCCGGGGCCCCCAAGCCCAAGGTCATgctccccggcgcgtgcgccctCTGCGCGTGCACGTCGGCCAGACGGTGGTACCGACTGGACGAGCCCATGCCGAGGGCGGAccccaccgacgacgacggcgccgacgacgacgccacgtaCGTGGCGGGCAAGGGAACCAGCAGGGAGCGCCGTCTGCCGCTCATGCTGGGCAGGCGCGCGCAGTggaccggcgcgggtgccggcgccgcgctcaacgaAGCGCGCCTCTGCCCGTACTGCCACGTGCAGAACGAGCAGCTGTGGCAAGagtcgatcggcgcgggggcgcgcaccCCAGCGGACGTGCGATCCACGCTGTCGAGGTTCGACCGGGTCATGAgcatcctcgcgccgcgacggggcggcggaggcggaccgGGCGGCGTTGGGGGaggccgggcgcgccggcggaagAACGGCGCGTCGGGACGAACCGGGTACGGCCAAAACtttgacgacgccgacgcgacccaACTCGCGGGGGATCGCGATTTTGTCGCGAGGCtgtccacgtccgcgccgtcgtcgacggacgagggcggcgcgctgctcctgCGCCGGGCGATgaacggcctcggcgtcgggcacgGCACGggcaggagcgcgcgggaggaggcggaacTGCGTgaggaactcgccgcggcggcgcggctcgggcatcgccggcggcggcgatgggccaACGACAGGCTGCTGAGGGAACTGGGCGGACGCATGTCGGTGGCGGAGATGCAGGCGCAGTTCATGCCCCCGCccttcggcgcgcccgccaagcccaccgcgttcgaggcgatGCTGGACGCGCAGGCGCGGGGCGAGTGGACGGGGTTTCACAAGGTTGACATGGATAAGGAGAAGGCGTTTTTGGACAAGGTGagagccgcggaggcggcttcCAGGACGCACAGGCACGAGTCCGAGAgctacgccgcggcgggttgggcgaggacgagcgcaagggcgagggcggcgttgAGGTCCGTGGCCCGGAGGTCCCCGGAGAGGCTCGAGGATCTGGAGAACGTCGTGTTGGACTTCGCGGAGGAGTTTGCGAACACGggtcgcgagctcgcgctcccctTGGACGACGGCTTCGGCAGGCTGCTCGCGCACGGGCTGTGCGAGTttcacggcgtcgtcgcgacgtcaAGGCCGACGAAGTTGGGTGGgaaggagctcgtcgtgcGGGctccgagcgtcgcgagcatCTCCGGGCGGGATCAGGAgccggaggagggcgacgacgacgacgacgaggaggcggcggttggggagagcgccgagcccgcgcggtggagggcaccgtcgacgtgcgcggaGTTTCTTCGGCTTCTGGAGCGcagcgggggcgcggggagtCTGGAGTGA